The Sesamum indicum cultivar Zhongzhi No. 13 linkage group LG1, S_indicum_v1.0, whole genome shotgun sequence genome includes a window with the following:
- the LOC105165043 gene encoding uncharacterized protein LOC105165043 — MENGDDWLAVDKLYHVLFCFFIAVVSSLLAARTRYPFIRRRSIWVGSVVSVAAGAAKEFADELGFFKSAGASPKDAVADFLGVLFAAVMLYLCNCRSVSSLARPDGPRQTRAVDMV; from the coding sequence ATGGAAAACGGCGACGATTGGTTGGCCGTTGACAAACTATACCACGTCCTTTTCTGCTTCTTCATTGCCGTCGTTTCCTCCCTGCTCGCGGCCCGGACGCGCTATCCTTTCATCCGTCGCCGCAGCATTTGGGTCGGCTCCGTTGTCTCTGTTGCAGCCGGCGCAGCTAAAGAGTTCGCCGACGAGCTGGGTTTCTTCAAATCCGCCGGGGCATCCCCAAAGGACGCAGTTGCTGATTTCCTCGGCGTTCTATTCGCCGCCGTGATGCTTTACTTGTGTAATTGTAGGTCTGTCTCCTCCTTGGCTAGGCCCGATGGTCCGCGTCAGACCCGGGCGGTCGACATGGTTTGA
- the LOC105165035 gene encoding aquaporin NIP6-1-like, translating to MEAEDGASAASAPATPGTPGGPLFGGFQPGRGGNGRRSSLLKSCKCFSVEPWALEEGTLPPVSCALPPPPVSLARKVGAEFIGTLILMFAGTATAIVNEKTDGSETLLGLAASTGLAVMIVILSTGHISGAHLNPSVTIAFAALKHFPWKHVPVYIGAQVMASLCAAFLLKGIFHPVLGGGVTIPSGGYAQAFSLEFIISFNLMFVVTAVATDTRAVGELAGIAVGATVMLNILIAGKTTGASMNPVRTLGPAIAANNYKAIWVYLTAPIFGALAGAGVYSAVKLPDEDANAHAKPLAALSFRI from the exons ATGGAAGCTGAAGATGGTGCATCAGCTGCTTCTGCCCCTGCAACACCAGGCACTCCTGGTGGTCCACTCTTTGGGGGATTCCAGCCAGGGAGAGGTGGCAATGGGAGAAGATCATCTCTTCTAAAGAGCTGCAAATGCTTCAGTGTTGAACCATGGGCCTTAGAGGAAGGGACCTTACCCCCCGTCTCTTGTGCATTGCCTCCCCCTCCAGTTTCTCTAGCAAGAAAG GTGGGAGCTGAGTTTATAGGTACCCTGATACTCATGTTTGCAGGAACAGCAACAGCCATAGTGAACGAGAAGACAGATGGCTCAGAGACCCTCCTCGGCCTGGCAGCCTCCACCGGATTGGCTGTCATGATAGTCATTCTCTCCACTGGCCACATCTCTGGTGCCCATCTGAATCCATCTGTTACTATTGCCTTTGCAGCCCTCAAGCATTTTCCCTGGAAACAT GTGCCGGTTTACATAGGAGCGCAGGTAATGGCATCACTATGTGCCGCGTTTCTGCTCAAAGGGATTTTCCACCCCGTATTGGGTGGTGGAGTTACAATTCCCTCGGGGGGTTATGCTCAGGCTTTCTCTTTAGAGTTTATCATCTCCTTCAATCTCATGTTTGTTGTCACTGCAGTAGCTACAGATACGAGAGCA GTGGGAGAACTTGCCGGAATTGCAGTTGGAGCTACTGTCATGCTTAATATACTGATAGCCGG GAAAACTACAGGAGCTTCAATGAATCCTGTGAGAACTTTGGGACCAGCAATTGCAGCAAACAACTACAAAGCCATATGGGTCTACCTCACTGCTCCTATTTTTGGTGCTCTGGCAGGGGCAGGAGTTTATTCTGCAGTTAAGCTGCCAGATGAAGATGCCAATGCACATGCGAAGCCCTTAGCAGCACTTAGCTTCAGAATATGA
- the LOC105165061 gene encoding probable CCR4-associated factor 1 homolog 7, giving the protein MSLLPKSDSIQIREVWADNLDEEFALIREIVDDYPYIAMDTEFPGVVLRPVGNFKNSSDFHYQTLKDNVDLLKLIQLGLTFSDEKGNLPDCGTDKYCIWQFNFREFNPNEDVFANDSIELLRQSGIDFARNNEKGIDSRRFAELLMSSGIVLNNNVYWVTFHSGYDFGYLLKLLTCQNLPETQAGFFTLINIYFPVLYDIKHLMKFSNSLHGGLNKLAELLEVERVGVCHQAGSDSLLTSCTFRKLKENFFSGSLEKYSGVLYGLGVESGQS; this is encoded by the coding sequence ATGTCACTTCTGCCTAAGAGCGATTCGATTCAAATCCGGGAGGTTTGGGCTGATAACTTGGACGAAGAATTCGCGCTGATTCGTGAAATTGTTGATGATTACCCTTACATTGCGATGGACACTGAGTTCCCTGGTGTCGTTCTCCGACCCGTGGGCAACTTCAAGAACTCCAGTGATTTCCATTACCAGACACTGAAAGACAATGTTGATTTGTTGAAGCTCATCCAATTGGGACTAACATTTTCGGATGAGAAGGGGAATTTGCCTGATTGCGGGACTGATAAGTACTGCATTTGGCAGTTTAATTTCCGGGAATTCAATCCCAATGAGGATGTCTTTGCGAATGATTCCATTGAATTGTTGCGCCAGAGCGGCATTGACTTTGCAAGGAATAATGAGAAGGGCATTGATTCCCGACGGTTTGCGGAGCTCTTGATGTCGTCAGGGATTGTTCTGAATAATAACGTGTATTGGGTGACGTTCCATAGCGGGTATGATTTTGGGTACTTGCTCAAGCTCTTGACTTGCCAGAACTTGCCCGAGACACAGGCGGGGTTCTTTACTTTGATCAATATATACTTTCCAGTTCTTTACGACATCAAGCATTTGATGAAGTTTTCTAACAGCCTCCATGGTGGGTTGAACAAGCTTGCTGAGCTGTTGGAGGTGGAGAGAGTTGGGGTTTGCCATCAGGCGGGTTCAGATAGTCTGCTCACTTCGTGCACCTTCAGGAAGCTGAAGGAAAACTTCTTTAGCGGTTCTCTAGAGAAGTACTCTGGTGTGTTGTATGGTTTAGGTGTTGAGAGTGGACAGAGCTAA
- the LOC105165072 gene encoding probable CCR4-associated factor 1 homolog 7, whose protein sequence is MSLLAKGDSIQIREVWADNLDEEFALIKEIVDDYPYIAMDTEFPGVVLRPVGNFKNSSDYHYQTLKDNVDLLKLIQLGLTFSDEKGNLPTCGTNKQCIWQFNFCEFNPNEDVFANDSVELLRQSGIDFVKNNEKGIDAKRFGELLMSSGIVLNNDMYWVTFHSGYDFGYLLKLLTRQNLPDTQAGFFTLINIFFPVLYDIKHLMKFSNSLHGGLNKLAELLEVERVGVCHQAGSDSLLTSCTFRKLKENFFNGSLEKYSGVLYGLGVENGQNPHSQ, encoded by the coding sequence ATGTCGCTTTTGGCCAAAGGCGATTCGATCCAAATCCGGGAGGTCTGGGCGGACAACTTGGATGAAGAATTCGCGTTGATTAAGGAAATTGTTGATGACTACCCTTACATTGCTATGGACACGGAGTTCCCTGGAGTCGTGCTCCGTCCCGTGGGCAATTTCAAGAACTCCAGTGATTACCATTACCAAACATTGAAGGACAATGTTGATTTGCTGAAGTTGATCCAATTGGGGTTGACTTTTTCGGACGAGAAGGGGAATTTGCCCACTTGTGGAACCAATAAGCAATGCATCTGGCAGTTCAATTTCTGCGAGTTCAATCCCAATGAGGATGTATTTGCAAATGATTCAGTTGAACTCTTGCGCCAGAGTGGCATTGATTTTGTGAAGAACAATGAGAAGGGTATTGATGCAAAGCGTTTTGGTGAGCTTCTGATGTCATCAGGGATTGTTTTGAACAATGATATGTATTGGGTGACATTCCATAGTGGGTACGATTTCGGGTACTTGCTCAAGCTGTTAACTCGCCAGAACTTGCCCGACACACAGGCGGGATTCTTCACTTTGATCAATATATTCTTTCCTGTTCTTTATGACATCAAGCATTTAATGAAGTTCTCGAACAGCCTCCATGGTGGGTTGAATAAACTGGCCGAGTTGTTGGAAGTGGAGCGAGTTGGGGTTTGCCACCAAGCTGGTTCTGATAGCTTACTCACTTCTTGCACCTTCAGGAAGTTGAAGGAGAATTTCTTTAACGGATCGCTGGAGAAGTATTCTGGCGTGTTGTACGGTTTAGGGGTTGAGAATGGACAGAATCCTCATAGCCAATAG
- the LOC105165083 gene encoding 40S ribosomal protein S12, which produces MSGEEPAAVETPAATLGEPMDIMTALQLVLRKSLAHGGLVRGLHEGAKAIEKHAAQLCVLAEDCNQPDYLKLVKALCADHNVNLITVPSAKTLGEWAGLCKIDSEGKARKVVGASCVVVKDFGEESAGLHIVQEYVKSH; this is translated from the exons ATGTCTGG TGAAGAGCCTGCAGCCGTGGAGACACCTGCTGCTACTCTTGGTGAGCCTATGGATATCATGACTGCCTTGCAACTTGTGCTTAGAAAGTCATTGGCCCATGGAGGTCTGGTTCGAGGACTTCATGAGGGTGCAAAAGCAATTGAGAAACATGCTGCTCAGCTCTGTGTGTTGGCAGAAGACTGCAACCAACCAGACTACCTTAAATTGGTCAAAGCACTATGTGCTGATCACAATGTGAACCTAATAACTGTTCCAAGTGCCAAGACTCTCGGTGAATGGGCTGGC TTATGCAAGATTGATTCAGAAGGGAAGGCCAGGAAAGTTGTCGGAGCTTCTTGTGTCGTTGTGAAG GATTTCGGCGAGGAAAGTGCAGGTCTTCACATTGTTCAGGAATATGTCAAGTCTCACTGA
- the LOC105165092 gene encoding stromal cell-derived factor 2-like protein translates to MALSFFALAMVMWLALGSDYGSTPVSAASGGVQITYGSVIKLMHERTKFRLHSHDVPYGSGSGQQSVTGFPDVDDSNSYWIVRPTLDSSAKQRDTIKSGTLIRLQHMITRKWLHSHLHASPISGNLEVSCFGHDGESDTGDYWRLEIEGSGKTWRQDQRVRLRHVDTGGYLHSHDKKYTRIAGGQQEVCGVGEKRPDNVWLAAEGVYLPVAESK, encoded by the exons ATGGCGCTCTCGTTTTTTGCCCTCGCGATGGTTATGTGGCTGGCTCTCGGCTCCGACTATGGTTCCACGCCTGTTTCCGCAGCTTCTGGAGGCGTTCAG ATTACATATGGTTCTGTCATTAAGCTGATGCACGAGAGGACAAAATTCCGGCTGCACTCACATGATGTGCCCTATGGCTCTGGCAGCGGGCAGCAGTCTGTAACTGGTTTCCCTGATGTTGATGATTCCAACAGCTACTGG ATTGTGAGGCCTACACTAGATTCATCTGCAAAACAACGAGATACAATTAAGAGTGGAACTCTTATTAGGTTGCAACATATGATAACTAGGAAATGGCTGCATAGCCACTTGCATGCATCCCCTATATCTGGCAATTTGGAG GTGAGTTGCTTTGGCCACGATGGTGAATCTGACACTGGGGATTACTGGAG GCTTGAAATTGAGGGAAGTGGAAAGACTTGGAGGCAAGATCAAAGAGTCAGGCTTCGCCATGTCGACACTGGTGGATACCTTCACAGTCATGACAAGAAATACACCCGCATAGCAGGGGGACAGCAAGAG GTTTGTGGAGTTGGGGAAAAGCGCCCTGACAATGTGTGGTTGGCAGCTGAGGGTGTGTATCTTCCAGTTGCTGAAAGCAAATGA
- the LOC105165105 gene encoding serine--tRNA ligase, chloroplastic/mitochondrial isoform X1 gives MALQSRTFRLSPFSILRPFSKPYRIPTALTPLPCRFRYLRCSSRSPLLARALSSAAAPQPTTTNPAAPSDPDEHKVLKAPQWKAVIDFKWIRENKEAVAANIKNRNSTANLDLVLELYDKLLNVQKVRFQFCILNSSFHLSERGKIRWQEVERLRAERNVVANKMKGKLEPSERQKLIEEGKNLKDVLFTLEEDLVTLTDELQLEAQCVPNMTHPDVPIGGEDFSTVRKMVGKPREFSFSIKDHVQLGKDLDLFDFDAASEVSGSKFYYLKNEAVLLEMGLVNWAVSEVMKRGFTPLTTPEIVRSSVVEKCGFQPRGTNTQVYSIEGSDQCLIGTAEIPVGGIHMDSILAESSLPLKYVAFSHCFRTEAGAAGTATRGLYRVHQFSKVEMFILCRPEESNSFHEELIKIEEDLFTSLGLHFKTMDMATEDLGAPAYRKFDIEAWMPGLGRYGEISSASNCTDYQSRRLGIRYRPELSTIPKKGKGSSPPTQFVHTLNATACAVPRMIVCLLENFQQEDGSVVVPEPLRPFMGGLDIISYKYKQELV, from the exons ATGGCGCTGCAATCCCGTACCTTCAGACTTTCTCCATTTTCAATTCTCAGGCCCTTTTCCAAGCCCTACAGGATCCCAACTGCCTTGACCCCTCTCCCCTGCCGATTTCGCTATCTCCGCTGCAGCAGCCGGTCGCCGCTCCTTGCTAGAGCACTGTCTTCCGCCGCCGCTCCTCAACCCACCACCACGAATCCTGCCGCCCCCTCGGACCCAGATGAACATAAAG TTCTCAAGGCGCCTCAATGGAAAGCGGTGATAGATTTCAAGTGGATAAGGGAGAACAAGGAGGCAGTTGCTGCCAACATAAAGAACCGGAACTCCACTGCTAATCTCGACCTTGTTCTTGAGCTTTATGATAAATTGTTGAATGTTCAGAAGGTCAGGTTCCAGTTCTGCATTCTTAATAGCAGTTTTCATTTGTCTGAGAGAGGAAAAATTag ATGGCAGGAAGTCGAAAGGCTTCGTGCAGAGAGAAATGTAGTTGCAAACAAGATGAAGGGAAAACTGGAACCCTCTGAAAGGCAGAAACTAATTGAAGAAG GTAAAAATCTAAAGGATGTGCTATTTACCCTGGAAGAAGACCTAGTCACACTTACGGATGAGCTCCAACTGGAAGCACAATGTGTGCCAAACATGACACATCCAGATGTGCCAATAGGTGGAGAAGATTTTTCTACTGTGAGGAAAATG GTTGGTAAACCTCGTGAGTTTAGCTTCTCTATAAAGGATCATGTCCAGCTTGGAAAAGACTTGGATCTATTTGACTTTGATGCTGCTTCTGAG GTGAGTGGGTCCAAGTTCTATTACCTGAAGAATGAAGCAGTTTTGTTAGAGATGGGACTTGTAAACTGGGCTGTGTCGGAAGTGATGAAAAGGGGATTTACACCTCTTACAACGCCAGAAATTGTCCGATCTTCTGTGGTGGAGAAATGTGGTTTCCAACCCCGTGGAACTAACACTCAG GTCTATTCCATCGAAGGTAGTGACCAATGCTTGATAGGTACAGCTGAGATTCCTGTGGGGGGAATCCATATGGATTCCATACTTGCTGAGTCATCATTACCTTTAAAATATGTGGCTTTCTCACATTGCTTCCGGACAGAAGCTGGTGCTGCAGGCACTGCAACTAG GGGCCTTTATCGAGTTCACCAATTTAGCAAGGTGGAGATGTTCATCTTATGCAGGCCAGAGGAAAGTAATTCCTTCCACGAAGAACTTATCAAGATCGAAGAAGACCTCTTCACGTCTTTGGGACTTCATTTTAA AACAATGGACATGGCAACAGAGGATTTGGGTGCACCAGCATACCGTAAATTCGACATAGAGGCTTGGATGCCTGGATTGGGCCGGTATGGCGAG ATATCAAGTGCCTCTAACTGTACAGACTACCAAAGCCGGCGACTAGGCATCCGGTATCGTCCAGAACTATCAACGATTCCCAAAAAGGGTAAAGGCAGTTCTCCACCAACCCAGTTCGTGCACACGCTGAACGCCACAGCATGTGCCGTTCCAAGAATGATTGTGTGCTTGCTTGAGAATTTCCAGCAAGAGGATGGTTCTGTTGTTGTACCTGAGCCTTTAAGGCCATTCATGGGTGGTCTTGACATCatttcttataaatacaaGCAGGAGTTAGTTTAA
- the LOC105165105 gene encoding serine--tRNA ligase, chloroplastic/mitochondrial isoform X2 has protein sequence MALQSRTFRLSPFSILRPFSKPYRIPTALTPLPCRFRYLRCSSRSPLLARALSSAAAPQPTTTNPAAPSDPDEHKVLKAPQWKAVIDFKWIRENKEAVAANIKNRNSTANLDLVLELYDKLLNVQKEVERLRAERNVVANKMKGKLEPSERQKLIEEGKNLKDVLFTLEEDLVTLTDELQLEAQCVPNMTHPDVPIGGEDFSTVRKMVGKPREFSFSIKDHVQLGKDLDLFDFDAASEVSGSKFYYLKNEAVLLEMGLVNWAVSEVMKRGFTPLTTPEIVRSSVVEKCGFQPRGTNTQVYSIEGSDQCLIGTAEIPVGGIHMDSILAESSLPLKYVAFSHCFRTEAGAAGTATRGLYRVHQFSKVEMFILCRPEESNSFHEELIKIEEDLFTSLGLHFKTMDMATEDLGAPAYRKFDIEAWMPGLGRYGEISSASNCTDYQSRRLGIRYRPELSTIPKKGKGSSPPTQFVHTLNATACAVPRMIVCLLENFQQEDGSVVVPEPLRPFMGGLDIISYKYKQELV, from the exons ATGGCGCTGCAATCCCGTACCTTCAGACTTTCTCCATTTTCAATTCTCAGGCCCTTTTCCAAGCCCTACAGGATCCCAACTGCCTTGACCCCTCTCCCCTGCCGATTTCGCTATCTCCGCTGCAGCAGCCGGTCGCCGCTCCTTGCTAGAGCACTGTCTTCCGCCGCCGCTCCTCAACCCACCACCACGAATCCTGCCGCCCCCTCGGACCCAGATGAACATAAAG TTCTCAAGGCGCCTCAATGGAAAGCGGTGATAGATTTCAAGTGGATAAGGGAGAACAAGGAGGCAGTTGCTGCCAACATAAAGAACCGGAACTCCACTGCTAATCTCGACCTTGTTCTTGAGCTTTATGATAAATTGTTGAATGTTCAGAAG GAAGTCGAAAGGCTTCGTGCAGAGAGAAATGTAGTTGCAAACAAGATGAAGGGAAAACTGGAACCCTCTGAAAGGCAGAAACTAATTGAAGAAG GTAAAAATCTAAAGGATGTGCTATTTACCCTGGAAGAAGACCTAGTCACACTTACGGATGAGCTCCAACTGGAAGCACAATGTGTGCCAAACATGACACATCCAGATGTGCCAATAGGTGGAGAAGATTTTTCTACTGTGAGGAAAATG GTTGGTAAACCTCGTGAGTTTAGCTTCTCTATAAAGGATCATGTCCAGCTTGGAAAAGACTTGGATCTATTTGACTTTGATGCTGCTTCTGAG GTGAGTGGGTCCAAGTTCTATTACCTGAAGAATGAAGCAGTTTTGTTAGAGATGGGACTTGTAAACTGGGCTGTGTCGGAAGTGATGAAAAGGGGATTTACACCTCTTACAACGCCAGAAATTGTCCGATCTTCTGTGGTGGAGAAATGTGGTTTCCAACCCCGTGGAACTAACACTCAG GTCTATTCCATCGAAGGTAGTGACCAATGCTTGATAGGTACAGCTGAGATTCCTGTGGGGGGAATCCATATGGATTCCATACTTGCTGAGTCATCATTACCTTTAAAATATGTGGCTTTCTCACATTGCTTCCGGACAGAAGCTGGTGCTGCAGGCACTGCAACTAG GGGCCTTTATCGAGTTCACCAATTTAGCAAGGTGGAGATGTTCATCTTATGCAGGCCAGAGGAAAGTAATTCCTTCCACGAAGAACTTATCAAGATCGAAGAAGACCTCTTCACGTCTTTGGGACTTCATTTTAA AACAATGGACATGGCAACAGAGGATTTGGGTGCACCAGCATACCGTAAATTCGACATAGAGGCTTGGATGCCTGGATTGGGCCGGTATGGCGAG ATATCAAGTGCCTCTAACTGTACAGACTACCAAAGCCGGCGACTAGGCATCCGGTATCGTCCAGAACTATCAACGATTCCCAAAAAGGGTAAAGGCAGTTCTCCACCAACCCAGTTCGTGCACACGCTGAACGCCACAGCATGTGCCGTTCCAAGAATGATTGTGTGCTTGCTTGAGAATTTCCAGCAAGAGGATGGTTCTGTTGTTGTACCTGAGCCTTTAAGGCCATTCATGGGTGGTCTTGACATCatttcttataaatacaaGCAGGAGTTAGTTTAA
- the LOC105165105 gene encoding serine--tRNA ligase, chloroplastic/mitochondrial isoform X3, translating into MFRRWQEVERLRAERNVVANKMKGKLEPSERQKLIEEGKNLKDVLFTLEEDLVTLTDELQLEAQCVPNMTHPDVPIGGEDFSTVRKMVGKPREFSFSIKDHVQLGKDLDLFDFDAASEVSGSKFYYLKNEAVLLEMGLVNWAVSEVMKRGFTPLTTPEIVRSSVVEKCGFQPRGTNTQVYSIEGSDQCLIGTAEIPVGGIHMDSILAESSLPLKYVAFSHCFRTEAGAAGTATRGLYRVHQFSKVEMFILCRPEESNSFHEELIKIEEDLFTSLGLHFKTMDMATEDLGAPAYRKFDIEAWMPGLGRYGEISSASNCTDYQSRRLGIRYRPELSTIPKKGKGSSPPTQFVHTLNATACAVPRMIVCLLENFQQEDGSVVVPEPLRPFMGGLDIISYKYKQELV; encoded by the exons ATGTTCAGAAG ATGGCAGGAAGTCGAAAGGCTTCGTGCAGAGAGAAATGTAGTTGCAAACAAGATGAAGGGAAAACTGGAACCCTCTGAAAGGCAGAAACTAATTGAAGAAG GTAAAAATCTAAAGGATGTGCTATTTACCCTGGAAGAAGACCTAGTCACACTTACGGATGAGCTCCAACTGGAAGCACAATGTGTGCCAAACATGACACATCCAGATGTGCCAATAGGTGGAGAAGATTTTTCTACTGTGAGGAAAATG GTTGGTAAACCTCGTGAGTTTAGCTTCTCTATAAAGGATCATGTCCAGCTTGGAAAAGACTTGGATCTATTTGACTTTGATGCTGCTTCTGAG GTGAGTGGGTCCAAGTTCTATTACCTGAAGAATGAAGCAGTTTTGTTAGAGATGGGACTTGTAAACTGGGCTGTGTCGGAAGTGATGAAAAGGGGATTTACACCTCTTACAACGCCAGAAATTGTCCGATCTTCTGTGGTGGAGAAATGTGGTTTCCAACCCCGTGGAACTAACACTCAG GTCTATTCCATCGAAGGTAGTGACCAATGCTTGATAGGTACAGCTGAGATTCCTGTGGGGGGAATCCATATGGATTCCATACTTGCTGAGTCATCATTACCTTTAAAATATGTGGCTTTCTCACATTGCTTCCGGACAGAAGCTGGTGCTGCAGGCACTGCAACTAG GGGCCTTTATCGAGTTCACCAATTTAGCAAGGTGGAGATGTTCATCTTATGCAGGCCAGAGGAAAGTAATTCCTTCCACGAAGAACTTATCAAGATCGAAGAAGACCTCTTCACGTCTTTGGGACTTCATTTTAA AACAATGGACATGGCAACAGAGGATTTGGGTGCACCAGCATACCGTAAATTCGACATAGAGGCTTGGATGCCTGGATTGGGCCGGTATGGCGAG ATATCAAGTGCCTCTAACTGTACAGACTACCAAAGCCGGCGACTAGGCATCCGGTATCGTCCAGAACTATCAACGATTCCCAAAAAGGGTAAAGGCAGTTCTCCACCAACCCAGTTCGTGCACACGCTGAACGCCACAGCATGTGCCGTTCCAAGAATGATTGTGTGCTTGCTTGAGAATTTCCAGCAAGAGGATGGTTCTGTTGTTGTACCTGAGCCTTTAAGGCCATTCATGGGTGGTCTTGACATCatttcttataaatacaaGCAGGAGTTAGTTTAA